From a region of the Lactuca sativa cultivar Salinas chromosome 4, Lsat_Salinas_v11, whole genome shotgun sequence genome:
- the LOC111907858 gene encoding 5'-adenylylsulfate reductase 3, chloroplastic, whose amino-acid sequence MALAFTSSTSIAFSSSSSSSRTEQGIHVSSTKFQPSDVSHLVSPAVFNLSRKRSAAVKALNAEPRRNHPVVPSAATTFAPDVVEKAVEVEDFEKLAKDLENASPLEIMDKALEKYGNDIAIAFSGAEDVALIEYAHLTGRPYRVFSLDTGRLNPETYKFFDTVEKHYNIRIEYMFPDSVEVQALVRTKGLFSFYEDGHQECCRVRKVRPLRRALKGLRAWITGQRKDQSPGTRSEVPVVQVDPVFEGMDGGSGSLVKWNPVANVGGNDVWTFLRTMDVPVNSLHGQGYVSIGCEPCTRAVLPGQHEREGRWWWEDAKAKECGLHKGNIKEEIVSGNVNSNDGASDIFNGNDIVNLSRHGMENLLKMEDRKDAWIVVLYAPWCQFCQAMEASYVELGEQLAGSGVKVGKFRADGDEKAFAQQELQLGSFPTILFFPKHSSRPIKYPSEKRDVDSLTSFVNALR is encoded by the exons ATGGCGTTAGCTTTTACTTCTTCTACTTCCATTGCattttcttcctcttcttcttcgtcACGAACAGAACAAG GGATTCATGTGAGTTCTACTAAATTTCAACCATCGGATGTGTCTCATTTGGTATCACCGGCGGTTTTCAATTTATCTCGGAAGCGGTCTGCCGCCGTGAAGGCGTTGAATGCCGAACCGCGGCGGAATCATCCGGTTGTTCCTTCAGCTGCCACCACTTTTGCTCctg ATGTAGTCGAGAAAGCGGTCGAAGTTGAGGACTTTGAAAAACTAGCAAAAGATCTTGAAAATGCTTCCCCACTTGAAATCATGGATAAAGCCCTCGAGAAATATGGCAATGACATTGCTATTGCTTTTAG TGGCGCTGAGGATGTTGCGTTGATCGAGTATGCCCACCTCACCGGGCGCCCATATCGCGTATTCAGTCTAGACACCGGCCGATTAAACCCTGAAACCTACAAATTCTTTGACACAGTAGAGAAACATTACAATATTCGAATCGAATACATGTTCCCGGATTCAGTAGAAGTCCAAGCATTGGTAAGAACCAAAGGCCTATTCTCATTTTACGAAGATGGGCATCAAGAATGTTGTCGTGTAAGAAAAGTGAGACCATTGAGGCGAGCACTAAAAGGGCTCCGAGCATGGATCACGGGTCAACGGAAAGACCAATCGCCCGGAACCCGGTCAGAGGTTCCGGTTGTTCAAGTGGACCCGGTTTTTGAAGGAATGGATGGGGGTTCGGGCAGTTTGGTGAAGTGGAACCCTGTGGCTAATGTGGGTGGGAATGATGTGTGGACCTTTTTACGGACCATGGATGTCCCGGTTAACTCGTTGCATGGTCAAGGGTATGTTTCGATTGGGTGTGAGCCGTGCACTCGGGCGGTGTTGCCAGGTCAGCATGAGAGGGAAGGAAGGTGGTGGTGGGAGGATGCGAAAGCGAAGGAATGTGGATTGCATAAAGGAAATATTAAGGAAGAGATTGTGAGTGGGAATGTTAATTCGAATGATGGTGCTTCGGATATCTTTAATGGTAATGATATTGTGAATTTGAGTCGACATGGAATGGAAAACTTGCTTAAAATGGAAGATAGGAAAGATGCTTGGATTGTTGTTCTTTATGCACCTTGGTGCCAATTTTGCCAG GCAATGGAAGCGTCATACGTTGAATTGGGTGAGCAGTTGGCGGGAAGTGGTGTGAAGGTTGGAAAATTTAGAGCAGACGGCGATGAAAAAGCGTTTGCTCAACAAGAATTGCAGCTCGGGAGCTTTCCAACGATCCTTTTCTTCCCGAAACACTCGTCTAGGCCGATCAAGTATCCATCTGAAAAGAGAGATGTTGACTCTTTGACTAGCTTTGTTAATGCCTTGagataa